A region of Panicum hallii strain FIL2 unplaced genomic scaffold, PHallii_v3.1 scaffold_184, whole genome shotgun sequence DNA encodes the following proteins:
- the LOC112878640 gene encoding uncharacterized protein LOC112878640, whose product MSKWGSSATQSRGSGASRIVERHLEPSSMWELQPYPLGKETGLPLIPCPDCGMARVIERRSGKDTTENYLRVFFKCPRNSFPKLCGFYNFQRQYLDKLEELGIVAIHKFPLAVDIGDEAEEVADASSGRMVMNMRAGELQIEAKVDNLACKFNLLMSVLVVGLGCVLMYVAGRQ is encoded by the exons ATGTCCAAGTGGGGTAGCTCGGCTACTCAATCGAGGGGCAGTGGAGCGTCCAGGATAGTTGAGCGCCATCTGGAGCCAAGCTCGATGTGGGAGCTGCAGCCATATCCTCTTGGTAAGGAGACTGGACTCCCCTTGATCCCATGCCCTGACTGTGGGATGGCGAGGGTGATAGAGAGGCGGTCAGGGAAGGACACGACCGAGAACTACCTGCGTGTGTTCTTCAAATGTCCACGGAACTCA TTTCCTAAGCTTTGCGGGTTCTATAATTTCCAAAGGCAGTATTTGGATAAGCTGGAGGAGCTTGGCATTGTCGCAATCCACAAATTCCCCCTGGCAGTGGACATTGGTGATGAAGCTGAAGAGGTAGCAGATGCATCATCTGGGAGAATGGTCATGAATATGCGGGCTGGTGAACTACAGATTGAGGCCAAGGTGGACAATCTTGCATGCAagttcaaccttttgatgtctgttTTAGTAGTtggtcttggctgtgtgttgatgtaTGTTGCAGGCAGGCAGTGA